In the genome of Arachis hypogaea cultivar Tifrunner chromosome 9, arahy.Tifrunner.gnm2.J5K5, whole genome shotgun sequence, the window TTGAGAGGCTTAGCTTGCACAGATAAAAATATCTCTCCCTACAACAAATACCAGCGGTTGTAATTGCAAATAATGTTGCAAGTATAATAATAATTTCGTGTAAAGTACCAAAAACCTAGTGACAGATTGccttcatcattatcatcattcatagGCAACTTCTTGTTTATTTGGTTGACCAAATTTGTCTTGGAAAAAGATAGCTTCAATATTTATCCTTCAAACTATGCTATTTATCTTTATTcatagattttatttttcttaaaaaataccCTTGtcattttgttaaattaaaaatttataaatgtctgTTATTTAGCCTACTGTAACTGTATCTTTTAAAAGCAAACCTAGTGATTATAgtaaattactaaatttttatATCACTAACAAGTATTTGTCTCTTTTTTTCTTGCATAATAACGTCTAATACAAGGCAACAAGAGTTTCTCAACGACAATGATGTTATTTCTTCACTTTTTATAGGGTAAAAAACTCAAATGAGCCAAGGGGAGCTCATTTTTACCCAAATCCGCCAAAACAAATTTTGATACATCAATCCACCAGAacacatttttatataattcgaatcaataggaTTCGAATTAGCTTTGCACATAATTCGAATTGATTCAATTCGAATTATGACCAAATACTCTTCCCACGTAGTTCGAATCAATTAGATTCGAATTAGGCATGCAAGATTCGaattatatcaattcgaattacatggAGTACGTGGCTTAGGGGAGTTCGAAtcgagttgattcgaattacaagtGAATTCCCTATAAAAAGGAGttcgaattaaattaaattaaattaatatttaaattgaatttcctgtaaaattctaataattataatattttaatttaattttaatttaatttttaatatttaattttttttcaattttaaatgaatttagtATTATTTCAAAGTTAAATGTGATATAATAActagtatatttaaaaattaatataatatttaattttagtacgtaaataaaatttatctattaataattattaatataaaagtttcttattaattatttaaattagatttaatagtaaaataatattaaatctgtttaaaattttttaaaattaaaataggctatttaaattattaaaaaataaattaaaaaattaatttaaatattaaaaattaaaataatactttatcgtATAATGTATTATTTATACTCTCTATCTTTCTcctataaagtattattttaatttttaatatttaaattaattttttaatttattttttaataatttaaatagcctattttaattttaaaaaattttaaacagatttaatattattttactattaaatctaatttaaataattaataagaaacttttatattaataattattaatagatcaattttatttacgtactaaaattaaatattatattaatttttaaatatactagTTATTATATCACATTTAACTTTGAAATAATactaaattcatttaaaattgaaaaaaaattaaatattaaaaattaaattaaaatttaatttaaatattataattattagaatttTACAGGGAattcaatttaaatattaatttaatttaatttaattcgaaCTCCTTTTTATAGGGAATTCACTTGTAATTCGAATCCTTAAGCCACGTACTccatgtaattcgaattgatataattCGAACCTTGCATGCCTAATTCGAATCTAATTGATTCGAACTACGTGGGAAGAGTATTTGGTCATAATTCGAATTGAATCAATTCGAATTATGTGCAAAGCTAATTCGAAtcctattgattcgaattatataaagaTGTGTTCTGGTGGATTGATGTATCAAAATTTGTTTTGGCGGATTTGGGTAAAAATGAGCTCCCCTTGGCTTATTTGGGTTTTTTACCCCTATAATTATGAATGAAACAATGgcattatataaaaattttgattatttctcGTATTTAGCTGAATTATGTTACATGATATTCtaatttgtaatattttatttaatattatttgatattattaatattattataaaaactatAAAAGTTGTCTAAaacgaaattaaaataaagcaaatagtttttatattatttaattataaaaattaatatcagagtaaataaaaaataataaatttggttTTCCAGAGACACGTGACttttttatcgtttaaaaatGTGGCTAGGTAACTCAAGAAAAATGTAACGTGAATAGAAATCAATTTTGGTCCTTTGAATTTTCCTCTATTCTAATCTTAGCATGTATATTATTTTCGATTTTAGGAATCATATGATAGAGTATATTAcatccattttatatttattgttaCTACAAATAATCTCAATATAATCATAAAAATCTTAAACTAACTtaaatctattttaattttatcttttttattagttttaggaATTAATATTACTTTTAtctgtatttttactttaatcttttatcataaatttattattattattttttctgtgttaaaaaaaatcggttcacttttaaatattattagtacAAACTTATGTTGTAACTTGTTTACTATTGCTATATGTTGTATTCTAATTTTAGATTCCATGAATAATCATCATTCTTAGTTTTGTTACTTTTACTTCAGAGTATTTTACTATGATGCTCAATATAATTGAACATGCATCTTTTAGAGAAACCTTGTTCAAATGGATTGAGAATGTgcataaaaaaatctttaaatttcATGATGAGCCCAAGacattttatcttaaattttttatcttgatCATATGTTATAGCTGACCAAAAATAGTTAAACCAAGAGGCCGAAACCGAATCCACAACCCATTTCAGATGAATCTCCAAGCCATTGACCCAAGCCACAACACACCCATCAGCCACATTAGTTGGGGGTAAATTTGACTTTCGATGAATATAGCAAATGAATGACTTAAGCATTAGGTTaaagtctaataatacaccctTATGTTTACATTATAAAGTCTTTAACATGATCTTCAccactaaaatattttattttaaatctcAATGATAATACATAATGGTGTACTAAAATGCCATAAAAGTACATTGCCTCACCTAAAATACTTCCATTCATATATCTCTTTCTATCTAtttaaattattgtaaaaaaTGATATTGTACCAAGTTATTCTATGATAATTTATATAATAGATTTTGATGTTTCTGGTTTATAATAATAATGCTCTGCCTAATAAAGCTAATCTTGTATTCTATGTTTTCGTGATTCTAATGTTAAATAATGATTAGCAAGTCATACTACATAACTAACACTTTGATAGCCAATATGTaattaatataagaaaaaataacaacattaactaatcattttttttaagaagaaatactaaaaatgaaataattaatttgagttaGTCAAGTGGTTAATTTACTTATCTCTATTTATTTAAGTAAGGGTTGAAATTTGAATCTCGTTTTATATATGTAGCAATTTATTGGTCAACGataaattttaaatgaaactttaatttgcaactaattaatttaaaaaaaaaaactaaaaatgaagTTGTTGACTACATATGTGTTGATAAAACTTAAAAGGCTGTTTATCATCTaactttttttcttaattatagtCAGCTTTTATAGTTAGATAGGGCTTTTTGGAATAAATGGAAGCCTTTCCTACAAAATATAAGTGATCATTATAATGCAGCTCTCTATCTTCTAAAATTACAACAGTAGGCCCAACTAATTAGCAAAGGAATGAAGTTTTCTTGCTACaccttttattataaaataaaataaaataaattagacacTCAATCTTCTACTTTACTTTGTTGAACCCTTCTAATAATACAACACAAATTAATTAAAGCTacacatacatatataattaagCTGCATCAAAACAAGGTTTCTACTTCTAGATACCTAGCTTCAGTGAGATTCTGCTGACTGAAAATGAGACCAATATTCCTTAACAAGTTGTCCAAACAATGATCCTTCCTGCTTCATCAAGTTCATGGGCTCATCATACTCAACCAATTCTCCTGAAAAATAATATACAATAATCAtacaatattaaattaaattaagaataaGTGAAGAAGTTAAATGTTATTAGTTATTACCATCACTGATAGCAGCGACCTTAGTGCAATCCATGACAGTTGGAATCCTATGTGCAACTGTGATTACAGTACAATCTGCAAACTCGGTTCTGATGGTTTTCTGCAGAATCAAATCAGTTGCATTATCAATGGATGCAGTTGCTTCATCCAGCACCAAAATCTTACTTCTCCTCAGAAGTGCACGCCCCAAACAGAACAGTTGCCGTTGTCCCATGCTCCAGTTCGCCCCAGCTTCAACAACCGAAGATTCTAAGCCTCCTTCTTTCTCTTTCACAACTTCTAGCAACTGGCACTTTCCAAGAACCTTCACATGGAACCAAAATTGTTAGCTGAAAAATTAAAGAATGCTTATCCAAtccaattcaaataaaaaatttattaaaatcgtactaattataattaaagaaaaagataataagTCTATAACTTTTTAATTTGAAGACAGATAAGTCTCTTgactaattgaaaagaaaaatattatttgtacactaaaaaattagctattaaaatcATCCATCAatgtatttttaatgtgtatttatatttcaacatgtattttatattggtgactgactttagtgactgattttagtgtacacgtagcataactcaattgaaaatataaaaagtttcTGATTTCTTAtccaaaatatataagaacaaatcATTAAGGATTTAGATGTCTCacgttttaaaaaataagaaaaatttttgtatttttaatgagTTAATAACTTATTTGTCTTCGAGATAAAAAAGTGAGGTGTTTATTCTTAGAATTAATTAGTTACCTGCCAAATATCATGATCAGAGTGGTGAGAGAAAGGGTCCAAATTGTATCTAACAGTGCCATTAAAGAGTGTAGGATCCTGAGGTATGATACCAAAACGTGACCTCAAATCATGGAGTCCAATTGAAGAAATATCAATCCCATCAACAATGATCCTTCCACCTGCTGGCTCCACCAGCCGGAACAATGCACCTATTAATGTAGATTTTCCACTCCCTGTTCTTCCAACTATTCCAATCTTGTGCCCTCCTTCAAACGTGCACGTGATTCCACGTAGTACAAGCGGTGCACTTTCCCGGTATCTTATCTGTTTTCATTTCATATATATTTCATAATCTGTAGTTTCTATGATTTGCATGCATGTAATAATGCCATGAAGTTATAAGAAAAGTAGGTACCTGCAAATTATGAATTTGTACTTTTCCCTTAATAGGCCAATTGGGAGGAGGACGATTTTCTTGTATAATTTCTGGTGCCTCACTTGCTATATTCATGTATTGGTTTAGCCTCTCCACTGAGATTATCTGGTTTGCTACAGTGCATTGATTTTGAATTGCAAATACTAGAGACGAGTTTAATGAAAGTCCATATGATAGAGCCATGCCAATGAATCCTATGCAATTACACCAACATCTTCAAATTTCAATACTTGCTATATATAAAGCTGATGGAAAAGTATAGAGTACCAATATACTAtaccaacaataattaattactatGTTTTAAACACGTGTATAAAGAGACACATTcagaaaatacatatataaaaacatTTTCATTAGACACAaccataaaaaagatatttttattagatacatctacaaagacacttccattaaacacaGTCATAAACAAGAGTTGACAGAAGTGGGCAGAAatactgttggtaacgtagcgggatTGAAAACTGATTGATTGTGTAAAATAATTATACCTGAGGTGAAAGTCCCTGGTGGAAGCACCACCATGGAAAGTGCTGCGGCTGCAAAAACAACTGCACTGATTGTTTCTAAGCGTAGCATCAGCCACTCATTTGCTGCAAAGCTGTGGAAGAAAGGGCTTGCATTCACATCAATGAGATCAAGATTCTTCATGAAAAACCTGTGTTCTTCTTCGAAAGCCCTTATTGTTGCAGCCCCGGCAACAGATTCGGCTAAATGATTAGCTACATAGGATTTTGTTGTGCCATTCATCCGCATCAATTCTTTTGCAGTGGCAAAGTAGTAGCTCTACAAAAGAATCTTACATTCTTATTATGATCACCAAAATTAGCCTTAGATTTTATCATGTTATGAATGGAACAACAATCTTTTCCTTTACCTGCAAGCGAATTGCTATGTAAACCATTGGTATAGAGACACACAACACTTGCCAAGTAATGACTGCTAAGACTATAAGATTGGCATAGCAAGTGTTAGTAGCTCCAACTGCGAAAACAAGGCTAAATGGAACATCAAGATCCACAATGCTCAGATCAGAGGAGACCTAAAACAAGGAGAAAAAAGGGTTACTTGTGTTGCAAGAAAGAACAATTATTCTCTCTGTTTGATTTTATCTGTATGTGTGCAGAGCTTACCCTACTAAGAATTCTTCCTAATGGTGTGGAGTCATAGAAGGACACCGGCGCGTGGAAGAGGGAATTCAAAAGCTGTAAGAACATAGATTTTGATGATTGAAGGCCCAAAGCAACTGCTACAAGGCTTCTAATcaacaagaaaaatgttgaagCAAATCCAATCAACAAGTAGACAACAATGAGATGCAATGTGCTGACATTAGAATCATCAACTTTATCAGCCATCCACCAGTTCTGCAATGTCTGGCCAATCACAAATGAGAGGTGAGAAAGTGCAGCCACAGAGAAGTACAAATATCCTTTGTTTTGATTCAGATACTGTAAGTATGGCTTCAATCCCCTgtctccttcttctctttcttcttgctTGATCAATTGATCGCGCTCGCCACGCGAAGTTTCCAACTGATTCTCTACATATGTTTTCCTTATCTCCCCAGGATTGTGTGCAAGTCTgttagaagaagaagtagcatcCACGAGCCTGTCCGATCCGGCGGTTTCTTTGTGAGCCTGGACAAGATCCTGAAATTCTTTGCTTGAGTTCAAGAGATGGTGATAAGGAGCAGCTTGTAGGATTTTCCCCTCTGCCATCAACTGTAAAACAAAGAAATAAGTCAAATAATAAAACAGAATGAGAAAAGAAGCAAGTGACTTGAGATCCAAGAAATCACCAAAACAGAATCAAATGCTGGAAGAAAATCAACTTGATGAGTGACAAGCAAGACTGTCTTCCCTGCAAGTCCTTCCATGATGTAATCCTGCAAAATTTCAAAGCCATTCTTCATTCTACTAAGAGCAATGAACCAATGATTACAATTTGTGAAGACTGAAGTGAAGAAGTTGGAAATTACATTGAATAAGTTTGTGGCAGTATGTGCATCAACAGCACTGAATGGATCATCCAAGAGGTATATATCAGCATTCTGGTAAAGAGCGCGAGCGAGCTGAATCCGTTGCTTCTGGCCTCCACTCAGGTTAACCCCTCTTTCCCCTATCTCAGTGAGATCACCATGGGGAAAAAGCTCAAGGTCCTTCATCAGTGAAGACCTGTGAAGTGTTTCTTGATACTTTTCAGCATCCATTGCTGATCCAAACAATATGTTATCCCTTATTGTACCTGTCTGTATCCATGCAGTTTGAGAAACATAGGCAAACTTTCCATAAACTTCAATCTGCAATGCAGAAAAGATGCTGAAAAAGTTTAGTCATCCAATTTTCTAACTCATTCACAATTTACATGGAAATAAATGAAAAAAGTACTTACAGTTCCGCGAGTAATGAGAACTTCTCTGAGAATTGCAGCTAAGAGGGTTGATTTTCCAGAGCCAACTTCTCCACAGATAGCCACATTTTGCCCTGCTCTAACCTCCAAATTTATGTTCTTCAGAGTTGGTTTTGATCCATTACCTTCCCATGAAAACTCAGCAGACTTTATTGAAATCGAACCTCTCATGTTTTCGCTAAAATGCTTCTTCCTGAAGCTTTGGCTGTCTAGTTCAGGTGCCTCAAGGAATTTCAAAATCCTTGAGAATGCAACTTTTGCTTGGATCACCACCCCAATAACATCAGGGATGGTTCTAATAGGATCTTGAACGAGGCGCAGAGTCGCGACGAAAGTGAAAACATTGTTGGCATGTAGAGGAACACCAAGAAGGTAGCATGCTCCAAAGGATGCAGCAGATACCAAAACAGGTGAGGCCCAAAAGAGAAAGTTGCTATATGCTTTCCTCAATTGCACTACAGAAAGTCTTTTGAGCTCAACATTCCTCAATCTTTCAATGGCATTTCTGAAATTGGTTTCCCAGGCATATAGCTTCAGCACCTTCATATTCACAAGAGCTTCAGAAGTAGCCTTCAATCTCTCGTCTTGCGCCACCATAAGTTTCCTCTGGAACTTGTGCTGTAACTTTGCAAGTGGAGTGTTGCAAAGCACAGTGAGAAGTATCACTGCCAAGGAAGCGAATGTGGCGAGCCCAACGGCGCGAAAAAGTACTACTAAGGCGATACAAAGCTGAACACTGGTGGTCCATGTCTGGTGAAACCAATAGGGAAATTCTCCAATTCTATAAGCATCCACATTCACATAATTCATGATCTCACCACCAGAATGCACCAATCTAGCAGCATTGGATAGTCTTAGTTGCTTCTGATAAATAGCTGCAATAAGCAGTGATCTAACTTTCAAACCAATTAGTCTTGTTCTGAAGTACCATTGCCTTTGAGATAAAGATTCAATGATCTTTGTAATGACCAATGATATGGCCAATACATAACCTTCATGTTTGAAACTCTCATTACCCTCAGCAACAAGTATAAAGGAATTTAGAAGCAGAGGTCCACAAGAGAGAGTTATCACCTTCAGCAATGCAAAGAATCCTGAGATCAGAATCTCTTTCCAATGGCACATAATTATTGTTTTCAAGAGTGATGGCTGCTGTGCTGATTGTTCTTTCATCTTCTGCTTGTTCAATTGTTCTTGGAACTGAAAGTAACAGCTTTCGGCTCGGTCGGCCTCACGAAGCTTGGGAATGTCTTGTTCCTGAAGTGTTTTCTGTTTTCCTCTTTTCATCAATGGATTCAACCACCAAAATGACATCCAACTGAAGATTCCGGCTCCGGAAAATAGTGTGACAGAGCTAACAGAATCAGAATCAATTGAGTTGGACATGGATTCATCATTTAAAGGCATGTAAAGGCTTTCataattttcttctccttcaaagtCTCTATGCTTAGATTCCTTGTAACTGCATAGTAGCAATGAAATTGCGCCGCCAAAAGATAGAACATCTAAAACAACTTTCAGGGAAATTCCTCTGCTACTAACTGCATAGAACAAGGACAAAGCACAAAGAATTCCAGAAATCAAGAAAATAAGAACAGAAATGAGCCTTAACCATGTTCTTGGAAGTTGTTTCACCCTAAGACTCATTGTTAATCCTACAAACAACCATGACAACCCTTGAATGAATTCAAGAAACCACCAATCAAGAGGGAAAACAGTTCTGGTTTTTCTCAGATTCTCGTCTAGGAACCAGAATCCTGAGATCAAATGTACCAAGCCCAAAGAGCCATTGGCTATGGCAGAAACTAGCTGCAATCTTGAATAGCTTTGTCCATGATGATGTTGTTTTTTCAGTGGAGAGGGCTTGTGAAACATGGTGATTGATGAGATCATGATGACAAGCAACACATGAATGCATAAGATCAGAAAATGGTTGATACATGAGGAAGGATCCTTCAAAAACTTGAAATCATAACTGCAATAAGGATTTCCTGAACAACCAGATTCCCCACAAAACATCCTCCAGAAACTCTCCattattctcttttcttctcaAAACCAGCAAAATCTGTAAACATAGAATGACAAAAACAAACTTCAGTTAAAAAAACAGAATATCATGCTTATATTATGATGATCATGGCATGCATTATGCAAACCTTGTGAGTATGTGATTCAGTGAGAGTGTAAGTTGTTGTTAGTGCATGCATATGCATATGCATATGCAGAGTCacaagaactgaaaataaaaaaggTAGCAACAGAAAGAAGAATCATATAAGATTCCAGGGTGTATGTATCTGAAATtctgaatgaataaataaataaaagtccCAAAGAAACTTAAGAAAAGTGGCCCTATCTCAGATGCAGTTGCAATGCCTCAGTACAGTCACTCAGTGAAAAGAGACTCACAAAAATGGAAACAATTATTGCATCAATGCAATATTTATctcttattaaattatatattagatTTTATTTCTATGTAAATCTCAACAACTATATTTAGCAGAAGAGAGTGTAGAAAACTAGAAATCGTATACAGCTATATTTGACATGATTTTAAAGTTGACGGTCGAAAActgttagatgataatttagtcaaatctatcaaatcatctaacggttttcgattatcaatttcacaatttcacataAAAACAACTTCAGATGAGTTTTCACTAATTTTAACAAGCACAAGAGAATTTGACAAATGAcaatatataacaaaaataagcaGGTGCATTAAAccataattaaaaggaaaataaaaatgcaaaatcGTGCAGAGAATAAACAAACATTCGAAGCCGCGTGGTACAGAAAATCGTATTGTGtattttaagaaaaaacaaaagtaGGTAAATCATGCATGCAtgttttccatttttctttttcctttatgATTTCATTATTTCATATAATAATGTTTGTGTGTTGCTTGtcaaaaaagtaaaaacaacGTCTAACGTGGTACTGGTACGACCGTACGAGAATAATGTGTTTGTAGTGCACTACTCAG includes:
- the LOC112712418 gene encoding ABC transporter C family member 10; the encoded protein is MESFWRMFCGESGCSGNPYCSYDFKFLKDPSSCINHFLILCIHVLLVIMISSITMFHKPSPLKKQHHHGQSYSRLQLVSAIANGSLGLVHLISGFWFLDENLRKTRTVFPLDWWFLEFIQGLSWLFVGLTMSLRVKQLPRTWLRLISVLIFLISGILCALSLFYAVSSRGISLKVVLDVLSFGGAISLLLCSYKESKHRDFEGEENYESLYMPLNDESMSNSIDSDSVSSVTLFSGAGIFSWMSFWWLNPLMKRGKQKTLQEQDIPKLREADRAESCYFQFQEQLNKQKMKEQSAQQPSLLKTIIMCHWKEILISGFFALLKVITLSCGPLLLNSFILVAEGNESFKHEGYVLAISLVITKIIESLSQRQWYFRTRLIGLKVRSLLIAAIYQKQLRLSNAARLVHSGGEIMNYVNVDAYRIGEFPYWFHQTWTTSVQLCIALVVLFRAVGLATFASLAVILLTVLCNTPLAKLQHKFQRKLMVAQDERLKATSEALVNMKVLKLYAWETNFRNAIERLRNVELKRLSVVQLRKAYSNFLFWASPVLVSAASFGACYLLGVPLHANNVFTFVATLRLVQDPIRTIPDVIGVVIQAKVAFSRILKFLEAPELDSQSFRKKHFSENMRGSISIKSAEFSWEGNGSKPTLKNINLEVRAGQNVAICGEVGSGKSTLLAAILREVLITRGTIEVYGKFAYVSQTAWIQTGTIRDNILFGSAMDAEKYQETLHRSSLMKDLELFPHGDLTEIGERGVNLSGGQKQRIQLARALYQNADIYLLDDPFSAVDAHTATNLFNDYIMEGLAGKTVLLVTHQVDFLPAFDSVLLMAEGKILQAAPYHHLLNSSKEFQDLVQAHKETAGSDRLVDATSSSNRLAHNPGEIRKTYVENQLETSRGERDQLIKQEEREEGDRGLKPYLQYLNQNKGYLYFSVAALSHLSFVIGQTLQNWWMADKVDDSNVSTLHLIVVYLLIGFASTFFLLIRSLVAVALGLQSSKSMFLQLLNSLFHAPVSFYDSTPLGRILSRVSSDLSIVDLDVPFSLVFAVGATNTCYANLIVLAVITWQVLCVSIPMVYIAIRLQSYYFATAKELMRMNGTTKSYVANHLAESVAGAATIRAFEEEHRFFMKNLDLIDVNASPFFHSFAANEWLMLRLETISAVVFAAAALSMVVLPPGTFTSGFIGMALSYGLSLNSSLVFAIQNQCTVANQIISVERLNQYMNIASEAPEIIQENRPPPNWPIKGKVQIHNLQIRYRESAPLVLRGITCTFEGGHKIGIVGRTGSGKSTLIGALFRLVEPAGGRIIVDGIDISSIGLHDLRSRFGIIPQDPTLFNGTVRYNLDPFSHHSDHDIWQVLGKCQLLEVVKEKEGGLESSVVEAGANWSMGQRQLFCLGRALLRRSKILVLDEATASIDNATDLILQKTIRTEFADCTVITVAHRIPTVMDCTKVAAISDGELVEYDEPMNLMKQEGSLFGQLVKEYWSHFQSAESH